The following coding sequences lie in one Arachis hypogaea cultivar Tifrunner chromosome 4, arahy.Tifrunner.gnm2.J5K5, whole genome shotgun sequence genomic window:
- the LOC112795763 gene encoding probable serine/threonine-protein kinase At1g09600 isoform X1 codes for MLIFFPLHSSVGSNIFSLHFPCINRIRVFRYMGCICFKGKSAEEYVAENRIRRGKSKALKSKLASNSLPLIDVGNDAVQGENEEVQVAVAPTVFSVTNGERGALVIAGWPSWLAAVAGEAINGWIPRRADSFEKFDKIGQGTYSSVYRARDLETNKIVALKKVRFATMDPESVRFMAREILLLRRLDHPNVMKLEGMITSRVSGSLYLIFDYMEHDLAGLAAIPGIKFSEAQIKCYMQQLLRGLEHCHGRGVMHRDIKGSNLLVDNNGRLKIGDFGLATSFQPSKGKPLTSRVVTLWYRPPELLLGATDYGVSVDLWSSGCILAELFSGKAIMPGRTEVEQLHKIFKLCGSPSEEYWKKSKLRNATIFKPQQPYKRVVSETFKNFPSSALGLLEVLLATEPEDRGTASLALQNEFFTTEPLPCDPSTLPNYPPSKEFDVKLQQEEARRRERSTNKEREQGSVRRKLKESKNVLAPDANAELQASIEKRQRQPNSKSIVESYNPKEDGNSGFPLGLAKPRVLSVFSHSGQSMHPSAYGSSNNMNLKEENVLIGFNHDFGSRHTELSKQKFRWLDGTQLSKFSGSFAVRGDGNSNDLLDGLKLHQKDFNPFEKDLTMGYASKNKRFHYSGPLLSQGGEH; via the exons ATGTTGATTTTCTTTCCGCTTCACTCGAGTGTAGGATCCAACATTTTCAG CCTTCACTTCCCATGCATCAATAGGATTAGGGTTTTCAGATATATGGGTTGCATATGCTTCAAAGGGAAATCTGCAGAGGAATACGTTGCAGAGAACCGCATAAGAAGGGGCAAGTCCAAGGCGTTGAAATCAAAGCTTGCGAGTAATTCTCTTCCCCTCATAGACGTTGGGAATGATGCCGTCCAAGGGGAGAACGAAGAGGTTCAGGTGGCTGTGGCACCCACGGTGTTCAGTGTGACCAACGGGGAGCGAGGAGCTCTGGTTATCGCTGGATGGCCCTCTTGGCTCGCTGCCGTTGCTGGGGAAGCCATTAATGGGTGGATTCCACGTAGAGCTGACTCCTTTGAGAAGTTCGATAAG ATTGGACAAGGAACTTATAGTAGTGTTTATAGAGCTCGTGATCttgaaacaaataaaattgtTGCATTAAAGAAGGTTCGATTTGCTACTATGGATCCAGAAAGTGTTCGCTTTATGGCAAGGGAAATTCTTTTGCTGCGAAGGCTTGATCATCCAAATGTCATGAAGCTAGAAGGCATGATTACTTCCAGGGTTTCTGGTAGCTTGTACCTTATTTTTGACTATATGGAACATGATCTTGCAGGGCTTGCAGCAATACCTGGCATCAAGTTTTCTGAAGCACAG ATCAAATGTTATATGCAACAACTACTTCGTGGTCTTGAGCATTGCCACGGTCGAGGTGTTATGCACCGTGACATCAAGGGCTCAAATCTTCTAGTTGATAATAATGGCCGTTTGaagattggtgattttggacttGCAACTTCGTTTCAGCCATCTAAGGGGAAGCCTTTAACAAGTCGTGTTGTAACCTTGTGGTACCGACCGCCTGAACTTTTACTCGGAGCTACAGATTATGGAGTTTCTGTGGACTTATGGAGTTCTGGTTGTATTCTTGCTGAATTGTTTTCTGGAAAGGCTATAATGCCTGGACGAACAGAG GTGGAGCAACTTcataaaattttcaaactttgTGGGTCTCCTTCTGAAGAATACTGGAAGAAGTCAAAGCTGCGAAATGCAACAATTTTCAAACCTCAACAACCATACAAACGGGTTGTTTCTGAGACATTCAAGAATTTTCCTTCATCTGCACTGGGCCTATTGGAGGTACTTCTTGCTACAGAACCTGAAGATCGAGGAACAGCATCTTTAGCACTTCAAAATGAG TTCTTTACCACAGAGCCACTTCCATGTGATCCATCAACTTTGCCAAATTATCCACCGAGTAAGGAGTTTGATGTCAAACTTCAACAAGAGGAAGCTAGAAG GAGAGAGAGATCAACAAATAAAGAGCGTGAACAAGGATCAGTTAGGAGGAAGTTAAAAGAGTCTAAAAATGTTCTAGCTCCTGATGCTAATGCtgaattgcaagcatcaatagaG AAGCGACAAAGGCAACCTAATTCAAAATCCATTGTTGAAAGCTACAATCCTAAAGAGGATGGCAACTCTGGCTTCCCTCTTGGACTTGCAAAGCCAAGAGTTCTCAGTGTCTTCTCTCATTCCGGCCAGTCAATGCATCCAAGTGCATATGGTTCCTCAAACAATATGAATTTGAAAGAGGAAAATGTTCTTATTGGCTTCAATCATGACTTTGGATCAAGGCACACTGAATTGAGTAAACAAAAATTTCGTTGGCTTGATGGCACACAATTGTCCAAATTTTCTGGTTCATTTGCAGTTCGAGGTGATGGCAATTCGAATGATTTGCTGGATGGACTGAAATTGCACCAAAAGGACTTCAATCCTTTTGAAAAGGATCTTACCATG GGTTATGCTTCCAAAAACAAACGCTTCCACTATTCTGGACCATTGTTGTCACAGGGGGGGGAACATTGA
- the LOC112795763 gene encoding probable serine/threonine-protein kinase At1g09600 isoform X2 — translation MLIFFPLHSSVGSNIFRIRVFRYMGCICFKGKSAEEYVAENRIRRGKSKALKSKLASNSLPLIDVGNDAVQGENEEVQVAVAPTVFSVTNGERGALVIAGWPSWLAAVAGEAINGWIPRRADSFEKFDKIGQGTYSSVYRARDLETNKIVALKKVRFATMDPESVRFMAREILLLRRLDHPNVMKLEGMITSRVSGSLYLIFDYMEHDLAGLAAIPGIKFSEAQIKCYMQQLLRGLEHCHGRGVMHRDIKGSNLLVDNNGRLKIGDFGLATSFQPSKGKPLTSRVVTLWYRPPELLLGATDYGVSVDLWSSGCILAELFSGKAIMPGRTEVEQLHKIFKLCGSPSEEYWKKSKLRNATIFKPQQPYKRVVSETFKNFPSSALGLLEVLLATEPEDRGTASLALQNEFFTTEPLPCDPSTLPNYPPSKEFDVKLQQEEARRRERSTNKEREQGSVRRKLKESKNVLAPDANAELQASIEKRQRQPNSKSIVESYNPKEDGNSGFPLGLAKPRVLSVFSHSGQSMHPSAYGSSNNMNLKEENVLIGFNHDFGSRHTELSKQKFRWLDGTQLSKFSGSFAVRGDGNSNDLLDGLKLHQKDFNPFEKDLTMGYASKNKRFHYSGPLLSQGGEH, via the exons ATGTTGATTTTCTTTCCGCTTCACTCGAGTGTAGGATCCAACATTTTCAG GATTAGGGTTTTCAGATATATGGGTTGCATATGCTTCAAAGGGAAATCTGCAGAGGAATACGTTGCAGAGAACCGCATAAGAAGGGGCAAGTCCAAGGCGTTGAAATCAAAGCTTGCGAGTAATTCTCTTCCCCTCATAGACGTTGGGAATGATGCCGTCCAAGGGGAGAACGAAGAGGTTCAGGTGGCTGTGGCACCCACGGTGTTCAGTGTGACCAACGGGGAGCGAGGAGCTCTGGTTATCGCTGGATGGCCCTCTTGGCTCGCTGCCGTTGCTGGGGAAGCCATTAATGGGTGGATTCCACGTAGAGCTGACTCCTTTGAGAAGTTCGATAAG ATTGGACAAGGAACTTATAGTAGTGTTTATAGAGCTCGTGATCttgaaacaaataaaattgtTGCATTAAAGAAGGTTCGATTTGCTACTATGGATCCAGAAAGTGTTCGCTTTATGGCAAGGGAAATTCTTTTGCTGCGAAGGCTTGATCATCCAAATGTCATGAAGCTAGAAGGCATGATTACTTCCAGGGTTTCTGGTAGCTTGTACCTTATTTTTGACTATATGGAACATGATCTTGCAGGGCTTGCAGCAATACCTGGCATCAAGTTTTCTGAAGCACAG ATCAAATGTTATATGCAACAACTACTTCGTGGTCTTGAGCATTGCCACGGTCGAGGTGTTATGCACCGTGACATCAAGGGCTCAAATCTTCTAGTTGATAATAATGGCCGTTTGaagattggtgattttggacttGCAACTTCGTTTCAGCCATCTAAGGGGAAGCCTTTAACAAGTCGTGTTGTAACCTTGTGGTACCGACCGCCTGAACTTTTACTCGGAGCTACAGATTATGGAGTTTCTGTGGACTTATGGAGTTCTGGTTGTATTCTTGCTGAATTGTTTTCTGGAAAGGCTATAATGCCTGGACGAACAGAG GTGGAGCAACTTcataaaattttcaaactttgTGGGTCTCCTTCTGAAGAATACTGGAAGAAGTCAAAGCTGCGAAATGCAACAATTTTCAAACCTCAACAACCATACAAACGGGTTGTTTCTGAGACATTCAAGAATTTTCCTTCATCTGCACTGGGCCTATTGGAGGTACTTCTTGCTACAGAACCTGAAGATCGAGGAACAGCATCTTTAGCACTTCAAAATGAG TTCTTTACCACAGAGCCACTTCCATGTGATCCATCAACTTTGCCAAATTATCCACCGAGTAAGGAGTTTGATGTCAAACTTCAACAAGAGGAAGCTAGAAG GAGAGAGAGATCAACAAATAAAGAGCGTGAACAAGGATCAGTTAGGAGGAAGTTAAAAGAGTCTAAAAATGTTCTAGCTCCTGATGCTAATGCtgaattgcaagcatcaatagaG AAGCGACAAAGGCAACCTAATTCAAAATCCATTGTTGAAAGCTACAATCCTAAAGAGGATGGCAACTCTGGCTTCCCTCTTGGACTTGCAAAGCCAAGAGTTCTCAGTGTCTTCTCTCATTCCGGCCAGTCAATGCATCCAAGTGCATATGGTTCCTCAAACAATATGAATTTGAAAGAGGAAAATGTTCTTATTGGCTTCAATCATGACTTTGGATCAAGGCACACTGAATTGAGTAAACAAAAATTTCGTTGGCTTGATGGCACACAATTGTCCAAATTTTCTGGTTCATTTGCAGTTCGAGGTGATGGCAATTCGAATGATTTGCTGGATGGACTGAAATTGCACCAAAAGGACTTCAATCCTTTTGAAAAGGATCTTACCATG GGTTATGCTTCCAAAAACAAACGCTTCCACTATTCTGGACCATTGTTGTCACAGGGGGGGGAACATTGA
- the LOC112795763 gene encoding probable serine/threonine-protein kinase At1g09600 isoform X3, with protein MLIFFPLHSSVGSNIFSLHFPCINRIRVFRYMGCICFKGKSAEEYVAENRIRRGKSKALKSKLASNSLPLIDVGNDAVQGENEEVQVAVAPTVFSVTNGERGALVIAGWPSWLAAVAGEAINGWIPRRADSFEKFDKIGQGTYSSVYRARDLETNKIVALKKVRFATMDPESVRFMAREILLLRRLDHPNVMKLEGMITSRVSGSLYLIFDYMEHDLAGLAAIPGIKFSEAQPSKGKPLTSRVVTLWYRPPELLLGATDYGVSVDLWSSGCILAELFSGKAIMPGRTEVEQLHKIFKLCGSPSEEYWKKSKLRNATIFKPQQPYKRVVSETFKNFPSSALGLLEVLLATEPEDRGTASLALQNEFFTTEPLPCDPSTLPNYPPSKEFDVKLQQEEARRRERSTNKEREQGSVRRKLKESKNVLAPDANAELQASIEKRQRQPNSKSIVESYNPKEDGNSGFPLGLAKPRVLSVFSHSGQSMHPSAYGSSNNMNLKEENVLIGFNHDFGSRHTELSKQKFRWLDGTQLSKFSGSFAVRGDGNSNDLLDGLKLHQKDFNPFEKDLTMGYASKNKRFHYSGPLLSQGGEH; from the exons ATGTTGATTTTCTTTCCGCTTCACTCGAGTGTAGGATCCAACATTTTCAG CCTTCACTTCCCATGCATCAATAGGATTAGGGTTTTCAGATATATGGGTTGCATATGCTTCAAAGGGAAATCTGCAGAGGAATACGTTGCAGAGAACCGCATAAGAAGGGGCAAGTCCAAGGCGTTGAAATCAAAGCTTGCGAGTAATTCTCTTCCCCTCATAGACGTTGGGAATGATGCCGTCCAAGGGGAGAACGAAGAGGTTCAGGTGGCTGTGGCACCCACGGTGTTCAGTGTGACCAACGGGGAGCGAGGAGCTCTGGTTATCGCTGGATGGCCCTCTTGGCTCGCTGCCGTTGCTGGGGAAGCCATTAATGGGTGGATTCCACGTAGAGCTGACTCCTTTGAGAAGTTCGATAAG ATTGGACAAGGAACTTATAGTAGTGTTTATAGAGCTCGTGATCttgaaacaaataaaattgtTGCATTAAAGAAGGTTCGATTTGCTACTATGGATCCAGAAAGTGTTCGCTTTATGGCAAGGGAAATTCTTTTGCTGCGAAGGCTTGATCATCCAAATGTCATGAAGCTAGAAGGCATGATTACTTCCAGGGTTTCTGGTAGCTTGTACCTTATTTTTGACTATATGGAACATGATCTTGCAGGGCTTGCAGCAATACCTGGCATCAAGTTTTCTGAAGCACAG CCATCTAAGGGGAAGCCTTTAACAAGTCGTGTTGTAACCTTGTGGTACCGACCGCCTGAACTTTTACTCGGAGCTACAGATTATGGAGTTTCTGTGGACTTATGGAGTTCTGGTTGTATTCTTGCTGAATTGTTTTCTGGAAAGGCTATAATGCCTGGACGAACAGAG GTGGAGCAACTTcataaaattttcaaactttgTGGGTCTCCTTCTGAAGAATACTGGAAGAAGTCAAAGCTGCGAAATGCAACAATTTTCAAACCTCAACAACCATACAAACGGGTTGTTTCTGAGACATTCAAGAATTTTCCTTCATCTGCACTGGGCCTATTGGAGGTACTTCTTGCTACAGAACCTGAAGATCGAGGAACAGCATCTTTAGCACTTCAAAATGAG TTCTTTACCACAGAGCCACTTCCATGTGATCCATCAACTTTGCCAAATTATCCACCGAGTAAGGAGTTTGATGTCAAACTTCAACAAGAGGAAGCTAGAAG GAGAGAGAGATCAACAAATAAAGAGCGTGAACAAGGATCAGTTAGGAGGAAGTTAAAAGAGTCTAAAAATGTTCTAGCTCCTGATGCTAATGCtgaattgcaagcatcaatagaG AAGCGACAAAGGCAACCTAATTCAAAATCCATTGTTGAAAGCTACAATCCTAAAGAGGATGGCAACTCTGGCTTCCCTCTTGGACTTGCAAAGCCAAGAGTTCTCAGTGTCTTCTCTCATTCCGGCCAGTCAATGCATCCAAGTGCATATGGTTCCTCAAACAATATGAATTTGAAAGAGGAAAATGTTCTTATTGGCTTCAATCATGACTTTGGATCAAGGCACACTGAATTGAGTAAACAAAAATTTCGTTGGCTTGATGGCACACAATTGTCCAAATTTTCTGGTTCATTTGCAGTTCGAGGTGATGGCAATTCGAATGATTTGCTGGATGGACTGAAATTGCACCAAAAGGACTTCAATCCTTTTGAAAAGGATCTTACCATG GGTTATGCTTCCAAAAACAAACGCTTCCACTATTCTGGACCATTGTTGTCACAGGGGGGGGAACATTGA
- the LOC112795766 gene encoding ras-related protein RABA2a: MARSDEEYDYLFKVVLIGDSGVGKSNLLSRFTRNEFCLESKSTIGVEFATRTLEVEGRTVKAQIWDTAGQERYRAITSAYYRGALGALLVYDVTKPTTFDNVGRWLKELRDHADANIVTTLIGNKTDLKHLRAVASEDARTYAEKEGLSFVETSALESINVDKAFHTILAEIYRIISKKSLSSSADAAAAATLKEGKTITVAAPHPNAKDGKPCCSS; encoded by the coding sequence atggcgAGGTCAGATGAAGAATACGATTACCTATTCAAGGTGGTACTGATCGGTGATTCTGGAGTTGGAAAATCCAATCTGCTTTCTCGTTTCACACGCAACGAGTTCTGTTTAGAGTCGAAATCCACAATCGGCGTGGAATTCGCGACTCGCACCCTTGAGGTTGAAGGAAGAACGGTTAAGGCTCAGATATGGGACACAGCTGGACAAGAACGATACAGAGCAATAACCAGTGCGTATTATCGTGGCGCTCTTGGAGCTCTTCTTGTCTACGATGTAACCAAACCGACAACCTTCGACAATGTTGGCCGATGGCTCAAGGAGCTCAGAGACCACGCCGATGCTAACATAGTCACCACCTTGATCGGCAACAAAACTGATCTCAAGCATCTCCGAGCTGTTGCTTCCGAGGATGCACGAACATATGCCGAGAAAGAAGGCCTTTCTTTCGTTGAGACCTCTGCTCTTGAGTCCATCAATGTCGACAAGGCTTTCCACACCATTCTTGCTGAGATATACCGCATCATCAGCAAGAAATCATTGTCTTCTTCGGCTGACGCCGCGGCTGCTGCTACTCTTAAAGAAGGCAAGACCATCACCGTCGCTGCACCCCACCCCAATGCTAAAGATGGGAAGCCTTGTTGCTCATCTTGA